A genomic window from Micromonospora ferruginea includes:
- a CDS encoding GntR family transcriptional regulator, with the protein MINFHVDRSSSVPAYAQLVRQVREGLRIGTLRPGDQLPTVRSVVTSCTVNPTTVLKAYRELELSGLVEARQGAGTFVTGTLGDADPHAMARLRASLARWLGQARDAGLEDEDVQALLASVIVENSTRPGARVAPGGGLPKKEGAA; encoded by the coding sequence GTGATCAATTTCCACGTCGACCGGTCCAGCAGCGTCCCCGCGTACGCCCAACTGGTCCGCCAGGTGCGCGAGGGGCTGCGGATCGGGACGCTGCGACCCGGCGACCAGCTCCCCACCGTGCGCAGCGTGGTGACCTCGTGCACGGTCAACCCGACCACGGTGCTCAAGGCCTACCGGGAGCTGGAACTGTCCGGCCTGGTGGAGGCGAGGCAGGGCGCGGGCACCTTCGTCACCGGCACGCTCGGCGACGCCGACCCGCACGCCATGGCCCGCCTGCGCGCCAGCCTGGCCCGGTGGTTGGGCCAGGCCCGCGACGCCGGCCTGGAGGACGAGGACGTCCAGGCGCTGCTCGCGTCGGTGATCGTGGAGAACTCGACCCGGCCGGGCGCGCGCGTGGCGCCGGGCGGCGGGCTCCCGAAGAAGGAGGGCGCCGCATGA
- a CDS encoding class I SAM-dependent methyltransferase, producing the protein MSQLFGETAGTYHEARPGYPADFADAIRAYHGGPPETLVEVGAGTGLATAALLALGAATTCVEPDTRMARVLAERFPGVDVVTSSFERWSPPPGGVAALACAMAWHWLDPATRNQRARDALRPGGTLAVLSHRYAYVEDAQGEAIRAAFSTADPADRGDRPDGWFRDDIVDSGCFTDVRLSRFRRAVPLDTAAYLRLVDTFSPQLRRPPELRERVRAAVGAAVDGFGGTVVLDLRTSLALARRPA; encoded by the coding sequence ATGTCGCAACTGTTCGGGGAGACGGCCGGCACCTACCACGAGGCGCGCCCGGGCTACCCGGCCGATTTCGCCGATGCGATCCGCGCCTACCACGGCGGCCCGCCGGAGACCCTGGTCGAGGTCGGCGCCGGCACCGGCCTGGCCACCGCGGCGCTGCTCGCCCTCGGCGCGGCCACCACCTGCGTCGAGCCGGACACCCGGATGGCCCGGGTGCTCGCCGAGCGGTTCCCGGGCGTGGACGTGGTGACGTCGAGCTTCGAGCGGTGGAGCCCGCCGCCCGGCGGCGTCGCGGCGCTGGCCTGCGCGATGGCCTGGCACTGGCTGGACCCGGCCACCCGTAACCAGCGCGCCCGGGACGCGCTGCGCCCCGGCGGCACGCTCGCGGTCCTCAGCCACCGCTACGCCTACGTCGAGGACGCGCAGGGCGAGGCGATCCGGGCCGCGTTCTCCACCGCCGACCCGGCCGACCGGGGCGACCGCCCCGACGGGTGGTTCCGCGACGACATCGTCGACAGCGGGTGCTTCACCGACGTGCGGCTGTCCCGGTTCCGTCGCGCGGTGCCGCTGGACACCGCGGCGTACCTGCGGTTGGTGGACACGTTCTCGCCGCAGTTGCGCCGCCCGCCGGAGCTGCGCGAGCGGGTCCGGGCCGCGGTCGGCGCGGCGGTCGACGGCTTCGGCGGCACCGTCGTGCTGGACCTGCGCACCAGCCTCGCCCTCGCCCGCCGCCCGGCCTGA
- a CDS encoding GNAT family N-acetyltransferase, which yields MILDNRVQQCVVATLSARPAPVAVGPFVVGVDPTTTSPHINYATPRPGSTVTAADVTALVAAFRAAGRKPRLEYVARCAPGLEALLTAAGFVVEARHTYLVCLPDTLRTPPTPAGVDLVEPRTDDQRAALVAAQNEAFGQAAVATGADVARLRRQQAAGGVAVTAVTSSGACAGGGGAAPPADAVSEVAGIAVREPYRRRGLAGAITAATTRRLFDAGVEVAWLEAGGADSWRVYERVGYRPAGERLYVAAD from the coding sequence GTGATCTTGGACAATCGCGTCCAGCAGTGCGTCGTCGCCACCCTGTCGGCCCGTCCCGCGCCGGTGGCGGTGGGGCCGTTCGTGGTGGGTGTCGACCCGACCACGACCAGCCCGCACATCAACTACGCCACCCCCCGGCCGGGCTCGACCGTCACCGCGGCCGACGTCACCGCGCTGGTCGCCGCGTTCCGCGCCGCCGGTCGCAAGCCCCGCCTGGAGTACGTCGCCCGGTGCGCCCCCGGTCTGGAGGCGCTGCTCACCGCCGCCGGGTTCGTCGTGGAGGCCCGGCACACCTACCTGGTCTGCCTGCCCGACACGTTGCGCACGCCGCCCACCCCCGCCGGCGTCGACCTCGTCGAGCCGCGCACCGACGACCAGCGGGCCGCGCTGGTCGCCGCGCAGAACGAGGCCTTCGGCCAGGCGGCGGTGGCCACCGGGGCGGACGTGGCCCGGCTGCGGCGCCAGCAGGCGGCCGGTGGCGTGGCAGTCACGGCGGTCACCTCGTCCGGCGCCTGCGCGGGTGGCGGCGGGGCGGCCCCGCCGGCCGACGCGGTGAGCGAGGTCGCCGGCATCGCCGTCCGCGAGCCGTACCGCCGGCGGGGGCTGGCCGGGGCGATCACCGCCGCGACCACCCGCCGGCTCTTCGACGCCGGCGTCGAGGTGGCCTGGCTGGAGGCCGGCGGCGCGGACTCCTGGCGGGTGTACGAGCGGGTCGGCTACCGGCCGGCCGGGGAACGGCTCTACGTGGCCGCCGACTGA
- a CDS encoding ABC transporter ATP-binding protein: MSEGREGVPGRFGTGERTERSEGREGVPGRHSMSERSVAVRARDVSRRYGSVWALRECSFELPAGRIVALVGANGAGKSTLLSIIAGTLAATHGSLLVHGRPVARGESGDAGSRVAILAQDKSLYRDFNVSDMLRFGRSTNRVWDQRRALSWLARFDIPLDRRCGRLSGGQRAQVALAVALGSRPVVLLLDEPLANLDPVARTEVTGELMAEAADGDMTVMLSTHIIAELSGVGDHLLLLDAGRPVLTGDVEELLDGHVRMTGPRADQPPGPGTVVQAQHTDRQSTFVLRRPPEPTAHAVVAPGWTVQPLTLDELILTHLKASAAAHRAREAAA; the protein is encoded by the coding sequence ATGAGCGAGGGCCGTGAGGGCGTGCCCGGTCGGTTCGGCACGGGTGAGCGCACCGAGCGCAGCGAGGGCCGTGAGGGCGTGCCCGGTCGGCACAGCATGAGCGAGCGGTCCGTCGCCGTGCGGGCGCGTGACGTGAGCCGGCGCTACGGCAGCGTCTGGGCGCTGCGGGAGTGCAGCTTCGAGCTGCCCGCCGGCCGCATCGTCGCGCTGGTCGGCGCGAACGGCGCCGGTAAGTCGACGCTGCTGAGCATCATCGCCGGCACGCTGGCGGCCACCCATGGCTCGCTGCTGGTCCACGGCCGGCCGGTGGCGCGGGGGGAGTCGGGCGACGCCGGGAGCCGGGTCGCGATCCTGGCCCAGGACAAGTCGCTCTACCGGGACTTCAACGTGTCGGACATGCTCCGCTTCGGCCGGTCGACCAACCGGGTGTGGGACCAGCGGCGGGCGCTGTCCTGGTTGGCGCGCTTCGACATCCCGCTGGACCGTCGCTGCGGCCGGCTCTCCGGCGGGCAGCGGGCGCAGGTCGCGCTGGCGGTCGCGCTGGGTTCCCGGCCGGTCGTGCTGCTGCTGGACGAACCGCTCGCGAACCTGGACCCGGTGGCCCGCACCGAGGTGACTGGCGAACTCATGGCGGAGGCCGCCGACGGCGACATGACGGTCATGCTGTCGACCCACATCATCGCCGAGCTCAGCGGCGTCGGCGACCATCTGCTGCTGCTCGACGCGGGTCGGCCCGTGCTCACCGGCGACGTCGAGGAGCTGCTCGACGGCCACGTCCGCATGACCGGACCCCGCGCGGACCAACCGCCCGGCCCGGGCACGGTCGTCCAGGCCCAGCACACCGACCGGCAGTCCACGTTCGTGCTCCGGCGACCGCCGGAGCCGACCGCGCACGCCGTCGTCGCCCCCGGCTGGACCGTCCAGCCCCTCACCCTGGACGAGCTGATCCTCACCCACCTGAAGGCGTCGGCGGCGGCGCACCGTGCCCGGGAGGCGGCGGCATGA
- a CDS encoding DUF2277 domain-containing protein encodes MCRNIRVLHNFEPPATADEIEAAALQYVRKVSGATRPSAANEEAFDEAVRAVTEATRTLLDRLVTKAPSRDREVEAAKAKARAADRYGPRAATS; translated from the coding sequence ATGTGCCGGAACATTCGCGTGCTCCACAACTTCGAGCCGCCCGCGACCGCCGACGAGATCGAGGCCGCCGCCCTGCAGTACGTGCGCAAGGTCAGCGGCGCCACCCGGCCGTCCGCGGCCAACGAGGAGGCGTTCGACGAGGCGGTCCGCGCGGTCACCGAGGCCACCCGGACCCTGCTGGACCGCCTCGTCACCAAGGCGCCGTCGCGGGACCGCGAGGTGGAGGCCGCCAAGGCGAAGGCGCGCGCCGCCGACCGCTACGGCCCGCGCGCGGCCACGTCCTGA
- a CDS encoding type II toxin-antitoxin system PemK/MazF family toxin, giving the protein MAGLLRNVASRLGRITGAAPAGAGGPIPAQVARRRQVSALQRRELSYAPEPDGQADPGEIVWTWVPYEDDPRQGKDRPVLVVGRHSRTLFGLMLSSQSDRDGQRHWLSLGPGEWDREKRPSWVRLDRVLTMREDSIRREGAVLDRSRFDRVGTALRAGYGWR; this is encoded by the coding sequence GTGGCAGGTCTGTTGAGGAACGTGGCGTCCCGGCTCGGTCGGATCACCGGGGCCGCGCCGGCGGGCGCCGGAGGGCCGATCCCGGCCCAGGTCGCGCGCCGGCGCCAGGTCAGCGCGTTGCAGCGCCGCGAGCTGTCGTACGCGCCGGAGCCGGACGGGCAGGCGGACCCGGGCGAGATCGTCTGGACCTGGGTGCCCTACGAGGACGATCCCCGGCAGGGCAAGGACCGGCCGGTGCTGGTGGTGGGCCGGCACAGCCGCACCCTGTTCGGGCTGATGCTGTCCAGCCAGAGCGACCGGGACGGCCAGCGGCACTGGCTGTCGCTGGGCCCGGGGGAGTGGGATCGGGAGAAGCGGCCCAGTTGGGTCCGCCTGGACCGGGTGCTCACCATGCGCGAGGACAGCATCCGTCGCGAGGGCGCGGTGCTCGACCGGTCCCGGTTCGACCGGGTCGGGACGGCGTTGCGCGCCGGCTACGGCTGGCGCTGA
- a CDS encoding DinB family protein, which yields MPAFPPTFADRVVALPAGGQFEAFLDEHRAALDGCLDGLTEEQARRSLVPSRTTLLGLVKHATFVEKVWFDEAVTGRSRARIGIPERSADSFVLDDGDTIATVRQAHRDACEASRRATSSLGPDDVLRGHRRGPLPLRWVYLHVLRELAQHCGHADILREQILDADGRQRASSAGTSSGSATQAE from the coding sequence ATGCCCGCCTTCCCACCCACCTTCGCGGACCGGGTCGTGGCGCTGCCGGCCGGCGGCCAGTTCGAGGCGTTCCTCGACGAGCACCGCGCGGCGCTCGACGGCTGCCTGGACGGGCTGACCGAGGAGCAGGCGCGCCGGTCGCTGGTGCCCTCCCGGACCACGCTGCTGGGCTTGGTGAAGCACGCGACGTTCGTGGAGAAGGTCTGGTTCGACGAGGCGGTCACCGGCCGGTCCCGCGCGCGGATCGGCATCCCCGAGCGGTCGGCGGACTCGTTCGTCCTCGACGACGGCGACACGATCGCCACGGTCCGGCAGGCCCACCGCGACGCCTGCGAGGCGTCGCGGCGGGCGACGTCGTCCCTCGGGCCGGACGACGTGCTGCGCGGGCACCGACGGGGGCCGCTCCCGCTGCGGTGGGTCTACCTGCACGTGCTGCGCGAGCTCGCGCAGCACTGCGGGCACGCGGACATCCTGCGGGAGCAGATCCTCGACGCCGACGGGCGTCAGCGGGCCTCGTCGGCCGGGACGTCCTCCGGGTCCGCGACCCAGGCGGAATAG
- a CDS encoding FAD-dependent oxidoreductase translates to MRVAIVGGGLGGLTLARILHRHGLGAAVYERESHRAERTQGGSLDLHPESGQRALAAAGLEARFRSEARPQGEEHRILDPAGRVLVHHRPRPGSFAGRPEIDRRVLRDLLLDSLPEDTVAWDHRLVAAEPRPDGGFRLAFHGGRHADCDVLVGADGARSVVRPLLTDATPSAVSTLVSLTVDDADRRHPALADLVGPGNLWCVGERRILSGQRLGDGSIRVGISLPADDRDLDTYRSKRALLDLFAGWDPRLTALIEAGDGPPVPHRAEVLPVGTRWPHRPGVTLLGDAAHLMPPVGEGANQAMLDAADLAAALAADPADPDAAIRAYEEAMFARVQPIAEMCVRVQAMMLSPTAADDLVRFFTPRPAD, encoded by the coding sequence ATGCGCGTCGCGATCGTCGGCGGCGGCCTCGGTGGCCTGACGCTGGCCCGGATCCTGCACCGCCACGGCCTCGGCGCGGCGGTGTACGAGCGCGAGTCGCACCGGGCCGAGCGCACCCAGGGCGGCTCGCTCGACCTGCACCCGGAGTCCGGGCAGCGGGCCCTGGCCGCCGCAGGCCTGGAGGCGCGGTTCCGGTCCGAGGCGAGGCCGCAGGGCGAGGAGCACCGCATCCTCGACCCGGCCGGGCGCGTCCTCGTGCACCACCGGCCGCGACCCGGCTCGTTCGCCGGCCGACCCGAGATCGACCGTCGGGTGCTGCGTGACCTGCTGCTCGACTCGCTCCCCGAGGACACGGTGGCGTGGGATCACCGGCTCGTCGCCGCCGAGCCGCGACCCGACGGCGGCTTCCGGCTGGCGTTCCACGGCGGCCGGCACGCCGACTGCGACGTGCTCGTCGGCGCGGACGGCGCCCGTTCGGTGGTCCGGCCGCTGCTGACCGACGCGACGCCGTCGGCCGTGTCCACGCTGGTGTCGCTCACCGTCGACGACGCCGACCGGCGCCACCCGGCGCTCGCCGACCTGGTCGGCCCGGGCAACCTCTGGTGCGTGGGCGAGCGCCGGATCCTGTCCGGGCAACGCCTCGGCGACGGCAGCATCCGGGTCGGGATCTCACTGCCGGCCGACGACCGCGACCTCGACACCTACCGCAGCAAGCGGGCCCTGCTCGACCTGTTCGCCGGCTGGGATCCCCGCCTCACCGCGCTCATCGAGGCCGGCGACGGCCCACCCGTCCCGCACCGGGCCGAGGTGCTGCCCGTCGGCACCCGCTGGCCCCACCGACCCGGCGTCACCCTGCTCGGCGACGCCGCGCACCTGATGCCGCCGGTCGGCGAGGGCGCCAACCAGGCCATGCTCGACGCCGCCGACCTCGCCGCCGCGCTCGCCGCGGACCCGGCCGACCCGGACGCGGCGATCCGGGCGTACGAGGAGGCGATGTTCGCCCGGGTCCAGCCGATCGCCGAGATGTGCGTCCGGGTGCAGGCGATGATGCTCTCCCCCACCGCGGCCGACGACCTGGTCCGCTTCTTCACGCCCCGGCCGGCCGACTGA
- a CDS encoding ABC transporter permease — translation MSERTERSEGREGMPGWHGMSERTERSEGRAGAGFLVADAVPDQRPEDPGSGGGLRGLLWLTWRQHRWTLIGTLVLAAVLVGWMTYLSTELTDLWHQCHESFCPDNSPQSRRLAGSGALALTLDSLARVVQYMPLLIGLFVGVPVLSREHEQRTLLLAWSQDVSPTRWLWSRLGALGLFVAAVTAVVGGVSDHLQRTIALVAPVTLFEYLPFVNTGMLPVAISLAWFAVGVALGAALRRTLPAVFVAIAGFVGLTYLVQWRYPTLMQPLSAHRPIGGPNLDVLRDNALVVSGGMIDYGLDGPSGAFDASGRELTGVELQRLCPPDNGSGETFTCFADHHLQQHLQYQPGSRIPEFHLIVASGYLGLAALALLVVWWLVRRTDLSAG, via the coding sequence ATGAGCGAACGCACCGAGCGGAGCGAGGGCCGTGAGGGCATGCCCGGCTGGCACGGCATGAGCGAACGCACCGAGCGGAGCGAGGGCCGGGCGGGCGCGGGCTTCCTGGTGGCCGACGCGGTCCCCGACCAGCGCCCGGAGGATCCCGGGTCCGGCGGCGGGCTGCGCGGCCTGCTGTGGCTGACCTGGCGCCAGCACCGCTGGACCCTGATCGGCACCCTCGTCCTGGCCGCGGTCCTGGTGGGCTGGATGACCTACCTGTCGACGGAGCTGACGGACCTGTGGCACCAGTGCCACGAGTCGTTCTGCCCGGACAACTCCCCGCAGAGCCGGCGGCTCGCCGGCTCCGGGGCGCTGGCGCTGACCCTGGACTCGCTGGCGCGGGTCGTGCAGTACATGCCGCTGCTGATCGGCCTGTTCGTCGGCGTTCCGGTGCTGAGCCGGGAGCACGAGCAGCGGACCCTGCTGCTGGCCTGGAGCCAGGACGTCTCGCCGACCCGCTGGCTGTGGAGCAGGCTCGGCGCGCTCGGCCTGTTCGTGGCTGCGGTGACCGCGGTCGTGGGCGGCGTCAGCGACCACCTCCAGCGGACGATCGCCCTGGTCGCGCCGGTGACCCTCTTCGAGTACCTGCCGTTTGTGAACACCGGGATGCTGCCGGTGGCGATCAGCCTCGCCTGGTTCGCGGTCGGCGTCGCGCTCGGCGCCGCGCTCCGGCGTACGCTCCCGGCCGTGTTCGTGGCGATCGCGGGCTTCGTCGGCCTGACCTACCTCGTCCAGTGGCGGTACCCCACGCTGATGCAGCCGCTGTCCGCGCACCGGCCCATCGGCGGGCCGAACCTGGACGTGCTGCGCGACAACGCCCTGGTCGTCAGCGGCGGCATGATCGACTACGGCCTCGACGGGCCGTCCGGCGCGTTCGACGCCTCCGGCCGCGAGCTCACCGGCGTGGAGCTGCAGCGGCTCTGCCCGCCGGACAACGGCAGCGGCGAGACGTTCACCTGCTTCGCCGACCACCATCTGCAGCAGCACCTGCAGTACCAGCCGGGCAGCCGGATCCCCGAGTTCCACCTGATCGTCGCGTCCGGCTATCTGGGCCTGGCCGCGCTGGCCCTGCTCGTCGTCTGGTGGCTCGTGCGTCGCACCGACCTCAGCGCGGGCTGA
- a CDS encoding serpin family protein, producing MTPLHAPLAQYAERLHRAAGDTHHVASPLGAWLLLALTGPAATGEARAALAEALGVDPDDAAASARALLAAPHPMVAAATALWERTPFEELAEWRAALPAPTERGPLPDQAALDAWARDRTGGLIESFPVDVTPETLLILANALATRVSWADPFAVAPAAELGPGSAWTGRLRQVLRTPPVGHRCWVSATERAGDVAVHVAPARQADDGAGMLVVSVVAAPDVPPVDVLAAARDLAVLAATVEDGPVPGRRSLFDLPLGEGPLWTLREEPTRTFAPDRREERATAVLPCWAARSRHDLTRAGFGFDAAARALGELLGLAEPPFAAAQSAVARFGRYGFEAAAVTAFGMVAGLPPEGVARVADLRFAHPYAVVAVATDAAGGPWHALPVYSAWVADPEDVPADEAR from the coding sequence GTGACTCCTCTCCACGCACCCCTGGCCCAGTACGCCGAGCGGCTGCACCGCGCCGCCGGCGACACCCACCACGTCGCCTCGCCGCTGGGCGCCTGGCTGCTGCTGGCGTTGACCGGCCCGGCCGCCACCGGCGAAGCCCGGGCGGCGCTGGCCGAGGCGCTGGGCGTCGACCCGGACGACGCCGCCGCGTCGGCGCGGGCGTTGCTCGCCGCGCCGCACCCGATGGTCGCCGCGGCCACCGCGCTGTGGGAGCGCACCCCCTTCGAGGAACTGGCCGAGTGGCGGGCCGCCCTGCCCGCGCCCACCGAGCGGGGTCCGCTGCCCGACCAGGCGGCGCTGGACGCCTGGGCCCGGGACCGGACCGGCGGCCTGATCGAGAGCTTCCCGGTGGACGTCACCCCGGAGACGCTGCTGATCCTGGCCAACGCGCTGGCCACGCGCGTCTCCTGGGCCGACCCGTTCGCGGTCGCGCCGGCCGCCGAGCTGGGCCCGGGCAGCGCCTGGACCGGCCGGCTGCGGCAGGTGCTCCGCACGCCCCCGGTCGGGCACCGCTGCTGGGTGTCGGCCACCGAGCGGGCCGGTGACGTGGCGGTGCACGTGGCGCCGGCGCGCCAGGCCGACGACGGCGCCGGGATGCTCGTGGTGTCGGTCGTCGCCGCGCCGGACGTGCCACCCGTCGACGTGCTGGCCGCCGCGCGGGACCTGGCCGTCCTCGCCGCCACCGTCGAGGACGGGCCGGTGCCGGGGCGACGGTCGCTGTTCGACCTGCCGCTGGGCGAGGGGCCGCTGTGGACGCTGCGGGAGGAGCCGACCCGGACCTTCGCCCCCGACCGCCGGGAGGAACGCGCCACCGCCGTGCTGCCGTGCTGGGCGGCGCGCAGCCGGCACGATCTGACCCGGGCCGGGTTCGGCTTCGACGCGGCGGCGCGGGCGCTGGGCGAGCTGCTCGGGCTGGCCGAGCCGCCGTTCGCCGCGGCCCAGTCGGCGGTGGCGCGGTTCGGCCGGTACGGCTTCGAGGCCGCCGCGGTGACCGCGTTCGGGATGGTGGCCGGGCTGCCCCCGGAGGGCGTCGCCCGCGTGGCGGACCTGCGCTTCGCCCACCCGTACGCGGTGGTCGCGGTCGCCACCGACGCCGCGGGCGGCCCCTGGCACGCGCTCCCGGTCTATTCCGCCTGGGTCGCGGACCCGGAGGACGTCCCGGCCGACGAGGCCCGCTGA
- a CDS encoding TetR/AcrR family transcriptional regulator, with translation MDTTYGNVPLPVWERPEPRPRATPVPLTRAKIAATATRIADADGLDGLSLRKIAKELGVGPMRLYDYVLHRSELLDLMVDAVYAGIAGTATQDGWRAAARALASATREAALDHEWFVDLLGARPHLGPHALAVGEATAAALARAPGVRDVDDLQRALGAFNAYLVGALRREVTERRTARATGVDVSAWQSALGPYLTRMLDTGRYPTVARLVVDGAHLDAAETFHHNLTIVLDGIAGRR, from the coding sequence GTGGATACGACGTACGGTAACGTACCCCTGCCGGTCTGGGAACGGCCCGAGCCCCGACCCCGCGCGACGCCGGTGCCGCTGACCCGCGCGAAGATCGCCGCCACCGCGACCCGGATCGCCGACGCGGACGGCCTCGACGGGCTCTCCCTCCGCAAGATCGCCAAGGAGCTGGGTGTCGGCCCGATGCGGCTCTACGACTACGTCCTCCACCGCTCCGAGCTGCTCGACCTGATGGTCGACGCGGTCTACGCCGGGATCGCCGGGACCGCCACCCAGGACGGGTGGCGTGCCGCCGCGCGCGCCCTGGCCTCGGCGACCCGCGAGGCCGCGCTCGACCACGAGTGGTTCGTCGACCTGCTCGGCGCGCGGCCACACCTGGGGCCGCACGCGCTCGCCGTCGGTGAGGCGACCGCCGCGGCGCTCGCCCGCGCCCCGGGCGTACGCGACGTCGACGACCTCCAGCGGGCGCTGGGCGCCTTCAACGCGTACCTCGTCGGGGCGCTGCGCCGGGAGGTCACCGAGCGGCGCACCGCGCGGGCGACGGGTGTCGACGTGTCCGCCTGGCAGTCCGCGCTCGGGCCCTACCTGACCCGCATGCTCGACACGGGTCGCTATCCCACGGTCGCCCGGCTCGTGGTCGACGGCGCGCACCTCGACGCGGCGGAGACCTTCCACCACAACCTGACCATCGTGCTCGACGGGATCGCCGGTCGCCGGTGA
- a CDS encoding NUDIX hydrolase — MELPDDYPVVRRRAVRVVVLDVADRVLLFHTRDPEHPDLGVWWELPGGGLDPGETYREAAVRELREETGMVVAPDEIGAPTWRRRASFRHRQRRHLQDEVVVPVRLAGPGPAVDGTNRLDYEVEDYFGFRWWPLAEVLADRPRCYPGRLPELLPAFLAGTEIDEPFELWS; from the coding sequence ATGGAATTGCCTGACGACTATCCGGTGGTGCGGCGGCGGGCGGTGCGGGTGGTGGTGCTCGACGTCGCCGACCGGGTGCTGCTGTTCCACACCCGCGACCCGGAGCATCCCGACCTGGGCGTGTGGTGGGAGCTGCCCGGCGGTGGCCTGGACCCGGGTGAGACGTACCGGGAGGCGGCGGTGCGGGAGCTGCGCGAGGAGACCGGCATGGTGGTCGCGCCGGACGAGATCGGCGCGCCGACCTGGCGACGGCGGGCCAGCTTCCGGCACCGGCAGCGACGACACCTGCAGGACGAGGTGGTGGTGCCGGTGCGGCTGGCCGGCCCCGGACCGGCGGTGGACGGGACGAACCGGCTGGACTACGAGGTGGAGGACTACTTCGGGTTCCGGTGGTGGCCGCTGGCCGAGGTGCTCGCCGACCGGCCGCGCTGCTATCCCGGCCGGCTGCCGGAGCTGCTGCCGGCGTTCCTCGCCGGTACGGAGATCGACGAGCCGTTCGAACTGTGGTCGTGA